From the genome of Oscillatoria salina IIICB1:
ACTAGGTTCAGTTAGCAGTTAACAGTGAACAGTTATCAGTTAGTAGTTAGCAGTGATTAAGCAGCAGTGAAAAGTTATCAGTTTATCCTCTAATTCCTCCTTGTCTTCCCCCTCCCCCTTGTCTTCCTTGTCTTCCAGTCCCCAGTCCCCAGTCCCCAGTCCCCAATAATGAGAAATAATGTTATCTTCTAGAAAAAATCGCCTAGCTATCGTCAAATGACGCTTCTAAATAATCGGTATCGAATCCTACAAACATTAGGTAGAGGTGGGTTTGGAGAGACTTTTCTCGCAGAAGATACCCAAATGCCATCGAATCGGCGGTGCGTAATTAAAAAGCTTAAACCACAAAATAATAATCCGCAAATTTATCAGTTAGTTAAAGATCGATTTGCTAGAGAAGCCGCAATTTTAGAAGAATTGGGTGAGAAAAATCAGCAAATTCCTT
Proteins encoded in this window:
- a CDS encoding protein kinase domain-containing protein, whose protein sequence is MTLLNNRYRILQTLGRGGFGETFLAEDTQMPSNRRCVIKKLKPQNNNPQIYQLVKDRFAREAAILEELGEKNQQIPCLYAYFEFGGEFYLVQEWISGVTLTQKLQQEGILSESSVKEILIGILPVLDYLH